The window ACTCCGCCCTTACCAGGCGCGCGACACCCATCCACCCCGTAAGCCCTATGACTATCATGACATTCACGATGGACGGTTCAAGCATCGCGATAACCGCCAGGATAAGAAAGAATGTCGGAAAGGTGAGCATCACGTCGACGAAACGCATCATTACTTCGTCGACAAGACCGCCGTAGTATCCGCTTATGGCGCCGACGATTATCCCGATAACGGTTGCTATTCCAACCGAGATAAAGCCTACCATCAGCGATATTCTCGCACCATAGATCATCCTGCTCAATACGTCACGGCCAAGCTCGTCCGTTCCAAGCCAGTGCTTCAGGTTAGGCGGCTCCAACAGGATCGATGTGTTTACGTCGGACGGATCATAGGGTGAAATGAACGGGGCAAGAAGGGCGACCGAAAAGAGGAACAGAACGATCGCCCCTCCGGTCATGGCAAATGAATCCCCCTTCAGGCGGTTCCAAACATGGTTCCAGAATGAGCCTGAACTGCCGTTACTCATACTTTATCCTCGGGTCGGCAATTGCGTAACTGAGGTCCGCGACGAGGTTCCCTATAAGCGTAAGCGTTGCGCCGATAACAAGTATCCCCATGACCAGCGGATAATCACGCGACATGACAGATTCGTAAAAGAGCTGTCCCATCCCCGGGATGGAGAATATTGTCTCGAATATTACTGACCCCCCTATGAGCGACGGTATCGAAAGGCCGACTATCGTCACTATCGGGAGAAGGGCGTTCCTTAGCGCGTGGCGGTAGTAGACACTCTTTTCATGGCACCCTTTCGCGCGCGCGGTTGTTATGTAATCCTGCCGTATGACCTCAAGCATGTTCTGCCTGGTTATGCGGGAGAGAAAAGCGAGCGAGGTGAGCGACGACAGCAAAACCGGCATCAGGAGGTGCCTGGCGAGATCAATTATCTTTCCCCATGTGGTGTACTGCTCGTAGTAAATAGACCTTATTCCCGAGATGGGTAGCCATCCGAGCTGAACGCCGAAGAGTATCATAAGGAGAAGCGCAAGCCAGAATCCGGGCGCGGAAAAACCTATAAAGACGAATAGAGTGCTCCCCCTGTCGAACGCCGAGCCGGGATGCGTCGCCGAAAAGACCCCTATCGGAATCGACATGATAAAGATAAGCACGAGCGATGTTACGTTGATGAATATCGTGATAGGGAGCCTCTCGGCTATCTTGTCGAGCACCGGCCTTGCGTCGGGAGAAAAGGAACGTCCGAAATCGAGCACCACGAGGCGCGAAATCCAGAGACCGTACTGGACATGCAGAGGCTTATCAAGGTGGTACATCTCCCTCATCCTCTGCTTTGCCGCGGCGGAAGCCTTCGGATTCATCTCAGTCATCCTGTCGGTAGGTTCTCCGGGCGCGAGGTGAATGACAATAAAGGTGATTATCGTAATGCCGAACATTATCGGTACCATCATGATAAGCCGCCTCACAAGGTAGTTAAACACCCAGATACTCCTTCAGCGCGTCGCGCCAATCCCTGAGCGGCTTCCCGGCTATTCCGGCATACCTGCCGCAGTCTAGCCTGGAATTGGCGGGGCGCTTCGCGGGTCTTGGAAACTCCGACGACGGCACAGGCAGAACCTTTACATCCATCCCTTTCTCCTCAAAAATCGCCTTTGCGAATTCATACCAGCTGCAAGAACCGGAATTCGATATATGAACGGTTCCGGTCACCTCTTTTTCTACCATCTTTAAAATCGCCTCGGCAAGGTCGGGATAATATGTAGGCGCGCCAACCTGGTCGTCTACGACCTTCAACGGCCCGCCCTTTTCGCCGAGTGCGAGCATTGTCTTCACGAAGTTCTTTCCAGTATTCCCGTAGAGCCATGACGTGCGGACAATGAGAGAATCATCCAGCTGCGCCGTGACCCTCTCCCCTTCAAGTTTCGTCCTTCCGTAAACGTTCAGCGGGTTTGGCGCGTCACCTTCCAGGTACGGAGCCTCTTTTTTACCATCGAATACATAATCCGAGGAGATGAAAACAAGCCTTGCTCCCTTCTTTTTTGCCATCTCCGCGATAGATTGAGTCGAGAGCACATTTATTTTTCGGGCCGATTCGATATCCTTTTCGCATCCGTCAACATCGGTCATGGCGGCGGAGTGTATTATCAGATCCTCACCGCCGATGTCCTGAAGCCCCTTTTCAATCTCGTCCGCGCGGGAAAGATCGGCAATACTTCTGTCGAAAGGAACAGACGACCCGGGCCATTTATCCTCTATCTGACGGCACAATTCGCTCCCCAGTCCGCCGCTGCTCCCGGTAACGATCACCTTCTTCATAAAGCCGAGGTTTTCAGGAGCGCCCCCGGCTTATTCTTTCGGCGTAAAGTTTTTCGTAAAACCCGGTGTACTCGCCCGATTTGATCTCTTCCCACCATGAACGGTTGTCCATATACCACTTCACCGTGGAGTTGATAGCCTCTTCAAACGAATGCTCCGGTGCCCATCCGAGCCTGTCGCTTATTTTGGAAAAATCTATCGCGTAACGCCTGTCGTGTCCCGGCCTGTCCTCAATGAAGAGTTTCAGCGAATCTGGTTTGCCGAGCGCGCGGAGTATCATATCCGTTATCTCCAGGTTGTTCTTCTCGTTCCCACCGCCGATGTTATATATCTCCCCCGGCGCCCCTTTTTGAAGTACCGTGTCCACCGCCGAGCAATGATCCTCAACGTGGATCCAGTCGCGCACGTTGAGGCCGTCGCCGTAGATTGGGAGCTTTTTCCCGGCGTCGGCATTCGTGATGAAGAGAGGTATTATCTTTTCAGGAAACTGGTACGGCCCGAAATTGTTCGTGCACCTGGTAACTACAACCGGAAGTTTGAAGGTCGTAAAATATGAAAGCGCCAGCATGTCCGACGATGCCTTGCTGGCGGAGTATGGAGAACTCGGCTTGAGCGGGCTGTCCTCTGTAAATGCACCCTTCTCGATCGACCCGTATACCTCGTCCGTGGAGACATGGACAAATTTTGAAATGCCGTGCCTCTTCGCCGCTTCCAGAAGAACTCCGGTGCCGATGACATTCGTAAGGAGAAACTCGGAGGCGTTCTCAATGCTCCTGTCGACATGGGATTCCGCCGCAAAGTGAACCACGGCGTCCATCCCCTTCATAGCTTTG is drawn from Nitrospinota bacterium and contains these coding sequences:
- a CDS encoding ABC transporter permease, which produces MSNGSSGSFWNHVWNRLKGDSFAMTGGAIVLFLFSVALLAPFISPYDPSDVNTSILLEPPNLKHWLGTDELGRDVLSRMIYGARISLMVGFISVGIATVIGIIVGAISGYYGGLVDEVMMRFVDVMLTFPTFFLILAVIAMLEPSIVNVMIVIGLTGWMGVARLVRAEFLSLKERDFIPAARSIGQRDIIIIFRHLLPNAMAPVLVSATLGIAGAILTESALSFLGIGVQPPTPSWGSILTEGKNYIEFAWWLSVFPGLAILITVLAYNLLGESLRDALDTRLG
- the rfbB gene encoding dTDP-glucose 4,6-dehydratase, encoding MKILVTGGAGFIGSNFVRQYLFRHPGDTVVNLDSLTYAGNMKNLDDFLDSGNHKFVKGDIRDAAKVDKAMKGMDAVVHFAAESHVDRSIENASEFLLTNVIGTGVLLEAAKRHGISKFVHVSTDEVYGSIEKGAFTEDSPLKPSSPYSASKASSDMLALSYFTTFKLPVVVTRCTNNFGPYQFPEKIIPLFITNADAGKKLPIYGDGLNVRDWIHVEDHCSAVDTVLQKGAPGEIYNIGGGNEKNNLEITDMILRALGKPDSLKLFIEDRPGHDRRYAIDFSKISDRLGWAPEHSFEEAINSTVKWYMDNRSWWEEIKSGEYTGFYEKLYAERISRGRS
- the rfbD gene encoding dTDP-4-dehydrorhamnose reductase, translating into MKKVIVTGSSGGLGSELCRQIEDKWPGSSVPFDRSIADLSRADEIEKGLQDIGGEDLIIHSAAMTDVDGCEKDIESARKINVLSTQSIAEMAKKKGARLVFISSDYVFDGKKEAPYLEGDAPNPLNVYGRTKLEGERVTAQLDDSLIVRTSWLYGNTGKNFVKTMLALGEKGGPLKVVDDQVGAPTYYPDLAEAILKMVEKEVTGTVHISNSGSCSWYEFAKAIFEEKGMDVKVLPVPSSEFPRPAKRPANSRLDCGRYAGIAGKPLRDWRDALKEYLGV
- a CDS encoding ABC transporter permease, giving the protein MFNYLVRRLIMMVPIMFGITIITFIVIHLAPGEPTDRMTEMNPKASAAAKQRMREMYHLDKPLHVQYGLWISRLVVLDFGRSFSPDARPVLDKIAERLPITIFINVTSLVLIFIMSIPIGVFSATHPGSAFDRGSTLFVFIGFSAPGFWLALLLMILFGVQLGWLPISGIRSIYYEQYTTWGKIIDLARHLLMPVLLSSLTSLAFLSRITRQNMLEVIRQDYITTARAKGCHEKSVYYRHALRNALLPIVTIVGLSIPSLIGGSVIFETIFSIPGMGQLFYESVMSRDYPLVMGILVIGATLTLIGNLVADLSYAIADPRIKYE